The Euphorbia lathyris chromosome 3, ddEupLath1.1, whole genome shotgun sequence genome contains a region encoding:
- the LOC136223408 gene encoding putative receptor-like protein kinase At1g80870: MPSRPLSPNFDHPTPSFITKTRILFFTLIISSSLVIIFTILYFLYHLWHSLLNRSRTIPFDSTTPFKLQRFSYKDLKIATNQFHHGNIIGKGGSATVFRGIARDGKLYAIKRLDNLSLQSEREFQNELHILGALRSPFLVTLLGYCVEKNNRLLIYEYMPNKSLQELLFGDAHLGLSWDTRFSIILDVAKALEFLHFGCDPPVIHGDIKPSNVLLDFDLRARISDFGLSRIKVEGEFGVDLFSQDLWKSQELSGNLTPETPAIGTPVDSCNEVDFALALQASSSSKNTTACYNVKALNLNSFNYNASIASASETDVKLALGNGKGKELSSLDVNGDDWNSKFVPYEDEPSSIDHSKELNFSTPTVVDDCNGTKQWGKDWWWRQDGNGELRSKDYVMEWIGSQICPSTNPDWDEEKKSTPKNTELNSSGPVDRGEDACESHFGVEENESRGRKKNRRIKKNRKMQEWWKEEHLDEISKKNTKLKKLESKWKKKFKAPHFHLSRRFQFHRRKKASEENQIESEQNGEFSFRRGGRKKKVRCSGSDMSSGDLFSRELSSTTSMRGTLCYVAPEYGGCGYLMEKADIYSLGVLVLVIVSGRRPLHVLASPMKLEKANLISWCRHLAQAGNMLELVDERLKDDYSKEQASLCINLALNCLQKMPELRPDIGDIVKILKGEMDLPSLPFEFSPSPPSKLFSRSRRRHKSNANANAD; this comes from the coding sequence ATGCCTTCAAGACCCCTATCTCCTAATTTCGATCATCCCACACCCAGTTTCATCACTAAAACTAGAATCTTGTTTTTTACCCTCATTATCTCTTCCTCTCTTGTCATCATCTTTACCATTCTCTACTTTCTATACCATCTCTGGCACTCTCTTCTTAATCGCTCTAGAACTATCCCTTTTGATTCCACTACTCCTTTTAAGCTTCAACGTTTCTCCTACAAAGACCTCAAAATTGCCACCAATCAGTTTCACCACGGAAATATCATCGGAAAAGGTGGCTCTGCTACTGTTTTCAGAGGCATTGCTAGAGATGGCAAGTTGTATGCTATCAAAAGGCTTGACAATCTTTCTTTACAATCAGAACGTGAATTTCAGAATGAGTTGCACATTCTTGGTGCTTTGAGATCTCCTTTCTTAGTTACATTATTGGGTTATTGTGTTGAAAAGAATAACCGTTTGCTTATTTATGAGTATATGCCTAATAAAAGTTTGCAAGAATTGCTATTTGGAGATGCCCATTTGGGCTTGAGTTGGGATACAAGGTTCAGTATCATTCTAGATGTTGCTAAAGCTCTTGAATTTTTGCATTTTGGCTGTGATCCACCTGTCATTCATGGAGATATTAAGCCCAGTAATGTTCTGCTTGATTTTGACCTAAGAGCCAGGATTTCTGATTTTGGGTTATCCAGAATTAAGGTGGAGGGTGAGTTTGGGGTGGATTTGTTTAGCCAAGATTTATGGAAAAGTCAAGAACTTTCAGGGAACTTAACACCGGAGACTCCTGCAATTGGTACTCCTGTTGATAGCTGTAATGAGGTAGATTTTGCTCTTGCTTTACaagcttcttcttcctccaaaAACACTACAGCATGTTATAATGTCAAGGCTTTGAACTTGAATTCCTTCAATTATAATGCTAGCATTGCAAGTGCAAGTGAGACTGATGTTAAGTTAGCACTAGGAAATGGGAAAGGGAAGGAGCTTTCTAGTTTGGATGTTAATGGGGACGACTGGAATTCTAAGTTTGTGCCTTATGAAGACGAACCTTCTAGTATTGATCATAGTAAAGAGTTGAACTTTAGTACTCCAACTGTTGTTGATGATTGTAATGGCACTAAGCAATGGGGTAAAGATTGGTGGTGGAGACAGGATGGAAATGGTGAATTACGTAGTAAAGATTATGTTATGGAATGGATAGGAAGCCAGATTTGTCCTTCCACGAATCCGGATTGGGATGAAGAGAAGAAAAGTACTCCTAAGAACACAGAATTGAACAGTTCAGGCCCAGTAGATAGAGGAGAAGACGCTTGTGAATCTCATTTTGGGGTTGAGGAGAACGAATCAAGAGGCAGGAAGAAGAACCGTAGAATTAAGAAAAACAGGAAGATGCAGGAGTGGTGGAAAGAAGAGCATTTGGATGAGATTAGCAAGAAGAACACTAAGCTCAAGAAACTGGAAAGCAAGTGGAAGAAGAAGTTTAAAGCTCCACATTTTCATCTGAGTCGCCGGTTTCAGTTCCATAGGCGAAAGAAAGCCAGTGAAGAGAACCAAATTGAGTCAGAGCAAAATGGGGAGTTCAGCTTCAGAAGAGGAGGCAGGAAGAAGAAAGTACGTTGTTCGGGAAGTGATATGTCGAGTGGCGATCTATTTAGTCGCGAATTAAGCAGCACAACAAGCATGAGAGGCACTCTATGTTATGTTGCACCGGAATACGGTGGGTGTGGATACTTGATGGAGAAGGCTGATATATATAGCTTAGGAGTTTTGGTTCTTGTGATTGTATCAGGTAGAAGGCCATTGCACGTTCTTGCTTCGCCAATGAAGCTAGAGAAAGCTAATTTGATAAGTTGGTGCAGGCATCTTGCTCAAGCTGGGAACATGTTAGAACTTGTAGATGAGAGATTGAAGGATGATTACAGTAAAGAACAAGCAAGTTTATGTATAAACTTGGCACTAAATTGCTTGCAAAAGATGCCAGAATTGAGACCAGATATAGGAGATATTGTGAAGATATTGAAAGGGGAGATGGATCTCCCTTCTCTGCCATTTGAGTTTTCGCCCTCTCCGCCATCTAAATTGTTTAGCAGGTCAAGGAGAAGACACAAGTCCAATGCCAATGCCAATGCAGACTAG